CATCCCGACCTCCTCATCACGTTTTTCAACAACCTGCTATACCCATAAATTAAGATTTTTTTTGCTGGTGTAGGGCAGGAAAAGGGGTTGGCACGTGTCGGAGGGTAGTACATTCTGGCTGGAAAACAAGCAAGCAGTGGGCACAGTAGCGGCCCTGGTCGGTGACCAGAAGCTGGTGATTTATCGTGACCGGTATTATATCGTTATTAACGGTGCTGCCGTTGTAAAAGGGGGCAAGCCGCTCCGCTATTCACGGTCGTCCCTGCCGTCGTTATGGAAGAAGGCGCTGCGCGGCGATATCCCCGCAGTTCAAGTGCCGCCTGTCCCTGAATCGGATATACCTGCAAGGACAGCCGTTTTCAGGAAAGCCCTGGTCAGGAAAGAAAAGGAGCTATCCATCATGCCTGAATCAAAACCGTCGGCTTCAGCCCCGGAGCTATCACCGGTACACCCGAAGCAGCGCCCATTAAAGAAATCCACCAGACAGCCCGGCGTCAAGGCAGCAATACAATCGGTAGTCGCCGCCGAGTGTCCCTACTGCAGCCAGAAGCATGAAATCCCGGTGGAGAAGGGGCGTAGCGGTAAACCTTTTTTCCAGTCCTGCACCAAATGCGCCAGCGACTTCGCGGTCAGATTCGTTCAGGTTACCCTGTTCCAGGCCCAGGTGGCGGGTTTCAAGTGAGAGTGGTAGAGGAATGAACAAAGCAGACCTGCTCCAGTGCATTGTCGCCCAGCTCAGCCACGATCTTGAGGTGCTCTTCAATGCTGCCAAGACCGCCCATGAAGCTGCCACCCACAGCGAAAACCTGCCGGACAACAAATATGACACTCTCGCTCTTGAAGCATCATATGTGGCACAGGGACAGGCAAACCGGGCCAGTGAAATCCGGCAGGCAATGGAAGTTTACAAGCAGCTGAAGCTCCTTTCCATGGATGGTGGTGAAATCCGGCTCACTGCACTGGTCAGGCTCGAAGCAGAGGACGGTGCATCAAAGACCATCTTTATCGGACCCCTTGAAGGGGGTCTGAAGATTGCATTCGGCCGCGCCGAGGTGGTGGTTATTACTCCAGGTTCTCCACTGGGAAGTGAGCTTATGGGTAAAACAATCGGTGACGCCGTTCAGGTGGGCATCGGCCCAAACCGGATCGAATACGAAATCGCCGAGGTTTGCTGAGATATGGAAGAACATGAAGTTGTGATTGAGTATGACGTGCCGAACAACCGGCAGAACGATCAGCAGGAAGAAGGGGTGGAGATTCCCATGGATCGCATCGATCCGGAGACCCTGCGCAATCTGGTCGGCGAATTTGTCACCCGGGAATGGACTGATCCGGGGGATGCCCGCTTTACCCTCGACGATAAGATCAGGCAGGTTTTAAAGCAGCTGCAAGATAAGAAAGCAAAAGTGGTTTTCGACCTGAAGTCCAACTCCGCAAATATCGTAGTCAGTCGGTAATCAAAGCCCACCATCGGTTTCCACTCTTCTACGTAGTTTCCATCCGGAAAGGGTGCTTTTCTGCCCTAGCTGCGTCAATCTGCGGGCTTACTTGTGCGACGTACCGATGTACGTCTCCGCGCAAGCCCTTGATTTCCTTGCCAGGACAAAAAATCCCCTATTTCCGAATCGGAAACCACTAGTTTCTCATCCGGAGTTTCCGGATGGAAACTACGTAAACCAATCCAGAATTATTCTACCTATGCACTACTTGATATGGGCCGAAGAAGACCGGATAAAACCGGTGACTGCAATCGAGCCTGCCACACCGCAGGCGGCTACGGTGGCAGTCATGGGCAAGGAAGTCCCATTGTTCAGCAGCGCCACCAATGCCCCGGCGCTTGCACCGATGGTGTACTGTATTGTTCCCAGGAGTGCCGATGCACTGCCTGCAGCCCTGTCGAATGGGGCCATTGCCAGGGCGGTTATGTTCGGATAAAGCAGGCCGGTCATGCACAGGGAGGTGAACAGAAGTATGACATGGAGGACGAAACCGCCGGTTCCGGTAAGGACTGTGGCAGTGAGAAGAAGTGCAGCAGCTGCGTTGATGATGAATGCAGTTTTGGTGATGCGCTGGGGGCTGAAGTGACGCAGGAGCCTGCGGTTGACCTGCGAGGCGCCGATCAGTCCAAAGGCGTTGACGCCGAAAAAAAGGCTGAAATGCTGGGGTGAGAGCCCATGCTGCTCCATGAAGAAAAAGGGAGCGCCGGAAATATAGGAAAAGTTGGCGCCGGCGACACACCCGAGGGCAATGGCGTAACGGAGGTAACTGCGGTTGTGGAGGAGATGGCCGTATATTGAAACCATCTGGGTAAAGTTGCGTTTGATGCGGCGCTCGGGCGGAAGGGAGTCAGGGAGGAACAGTGCCGCAGCGAAGAAAGACGCCAGCCCGAAGAGCCCAAGAAACATGAAGATGCCTCTCCAGCCGGTGATAAGCAGGAGCTGTCCTCCCAGCATGGGCGCAAGGATCGGCGCCGCTCCCATGACAAGCATGAGAAGGGAAAACATTCTGGCCGCCTCGGCGGTATCGTAAAGATCGCGCACCACGGCACGGGAGATTACCATGCCGGCCCCACCTCCGATTGCCATAATCACCCGCCACACTAACAGTGCTTCAGCAGAATGGACGCTGGCGCATCCCACTGCTGAAGCAACGTACAGAGCCAGTCCTATGAGGAGTGGCTTGCGCCTTCCCAATCGATCCGCCAGTGGCCCATAGAACAGCTGGCCGACAGCGGAACCGAAGAGAAACGCGGAAATGGTCAACTGAATGGTACCGAGGGGTACGTGCAAATCATGTGCGATGCTGGGAAAGGCGGGGAGATACATGTCGATGGACATGGCACCGAAGGCGGTCATTGCCCCAAGAACCAGCACCAGGCGTACCAACTGGGGGCGGGGCATTTCGGCCGGCTGGATGGCTTCGGCCGTTGTACTTACTTCCATGAAAAGGACATCCTTTAGCCTTTATGGCTAAGACTGCTGTGGGCTGTGGGAAAATTGCAGCCCACCTTACCATGCTGCAAAATGTTTGACAATGGCTGTTCCGGGTAAAACATTGGGGGATGGTCTGCTGCCCGAAGTAATACCCTTGACCTGCAGAATAAATAAACATTTTTACGAAAAGTTGTTTGACTCCGATATTTTAACTCCATAAGAGTCTAGTATAATTGTGCTGGACAATAATTTATGCAAAAGGAGGAAGCAATGAAAAGAACCCGGTTTGTGGGAATTATCACTGGAATAATCATGATAACTACTTCACTGGCGGTCGCTGCGGGAATGGGGGGTGGAGGATGGGGTATTGGGGGCGCTTATCAACGCATATATAATCCTTCAACAGTGGAAACCGTATCAGGGACCATTGAAAGGGTTGACAGAATGAAGCCAATGCGGGGGATGGGTGCCGGAATCCATCTTCTACTCAAGACGGACAAGGAGACGATTCCCGTTCATCTTGGCCCGGACTGGTACATTAATAAACTTGATGCAAAGCTTGAGAAAGGTGAGAAGCTTGATGTGACAGGTTCAAAGGTAACCATAAGTGGAAAACCGGTTATCATTGCCTCTGAGTTGAAAAAAGGGGATGAAGTTCTCGTTCTCCGAGATGCGGCAGGCGTTCCTGCGTGGTCAGGATGGAGACGGAAGTAAATGTTTTGGCCACTGTTTCCCGTGATCACATGTTGAAAAAGGGCGACCTTTCGAGCGGTCGCCCTTTGCAGAAATGTTCGATGGAGGCATATACGACATGGTCAGTCTAATGGGTGATTATAGAGCTATAATCATCATGGGAACCATCATGAGGAGCATCATGCCTCCTCCCCACCAGCGCCATTTCCCGCTGCCAAAATGATGTGAAAAAAAACCATGCTCCTCATGTTCGGAACTCTTTGCTTCTCCGACCATGGCATTTATTTCATAACTGAGTACTTCTGCAGATTTTCCAACGTCAGCGATTGTAACCGCTATCTTATATTCCCCAGGTGTATCGAAGGACCAGGAATCCAAATACTCGTCCTCCAGAACATCAACTTCTCGGCTCAGCACCTGCCTGTTAGTACCTTTTTCATAAACCTGAAGGGCCACCTTTCTGTCAGTGACTACTTGTCCATCTTTCTCAAGCTTCAATGCAAAAGTAACTTTACTACCTGCCGATGGCGAGTCAGGGGCAAGCCTGATAGCCGCTTTCATGTTGTTTTGCGCAAAGCTCTGTTCCATTGCCAGAGCGGTCACTGGTGTAACTGAAAGGAATACTGCCAACATCAGGTAATGATAAAAAAGAGCCACTGCGAACACCTCCGATTTTTTTGTACATGGATGCAGCAAAGGGCATACCAATATAAGATCACTTTAATTTCAAATACCTATGCAATAGTGAGGTTTTATTTGATGCAGAAAAATCTACATCCCTGCAGGATATTCCACGATGTCAGATTGATCAGTGTTTTTTGCATCGCTCGGCTCTTGTCACCGAATCGTGTGCTAGGATCTTCAGGGTGACTGATGCCTTCGACGCCCACAGTTGAGCCGGATTTTACCTGTATGGGCATGAACTGTATGGGCATGAAGAATGCGGATGAATGATCTAGGCAGAGAGGGGGAAGTATTTTGACCCAAAAGTAGTAGATGCATTTCTGCAAATAGGGCGTAAGCAAATAGAGGCAATCCAAATAAGATTTTGCACTGAGTGGAGAATATTCAACATACATGGGTGATATTCTTTATCCTGAGGAATATTTTTCAGGACTGCTTTTAAAAAAATTCATATAATTCCAATAAGTTACAACAATTAATCAAGCTGGCAGATTTTTTGCTTTTACTTTCCATGAACACCAACAGGGAATCCACAGAAGTTATGTCAGGTGAAGCCAAGATGAGAAAACGGATTATAAATATAGCTTTGGTACTTGCCGTGGTTGCGCTGATGGTATTTCTCGCTTTTCACGTCAAGATCAAACGGCCTGTACAGGAAGTTGCCGTGTTAAAGACCATCGGCATGACCTGTGGGAGTTGTGCAGGGAAAATTGAGAAAGCCTTGATGCGTTTGCCCGGAACGGCTGGAGTGGAGGTGGATGTGGAAGGGGGATGGGTGCTGGTCGGCTATCAATCAACATCTGCAAAGCCTGATACATTTGCTGCAGCAGTTAACAATGAAGGGTTCAGGAGCTGGCTGATGGAAAAAATGCCCATTGCCGAGTTCAAAAAGGTTGCAGGGCGGGATTTCGGGTCTAAGGCGGTAAAGTCTTCATACTGCGGCAATGGTGGATGCGGCAGCAATCGAAACTAAACGGAGGAACTAAATGTACGCAAGGATAAACATCACCCCCCATCATCTGGTAGTCACATTGATGACGCTGTTGGTTCTGTTGGCAACCATATCCTGGGGGGCGACGCAGGGGGCCGATACGGTAACCGTGCTGAATGCGGAGAAGCTGTCGTGTGGCAGTTGTGCTGCGAAGATCACCAACGCACTTGAACAAAAAGAAGGAGTCGTTTCGGTTGAAGTAGACATCGCTGCAGCAAAAGTGACCGTGTGGCATGATTTGAAAAAAATTGCCCCTGGTCAACTCGCTTCAGTGGTTACTGATACTGGATATCCAAGTAATGTAGTGCGTACTGTCGCAAAGGATGTGTTTGACAGGGAAACGGGCAAGACGCCCCAGGCACAGAAAAATGCAGGCGGTGGTTGTGCCTGTTGCAATAAGAACAGAAAGTAAAACAAAGGGAGTATAGCCATGGGAAAAGCCGCACGAAAACAAAACAGGGTTAAGGAGGATGTACAGGTGATCGGTATGAAAAACATTCGAAGCAAAGGTTTACATCTGGGTATTGTTGCCGGGATATTGGTTGTTCTGGGAGTAGCGACGGTATTTGCTCTGAACATACCTGGTTTCTCAAGTGTCCAGAAGGTAAAGCCGGTAAATGGAGTGGTAAGCATCCCGGTGGCAAAGGTTTCAGACGGCAAGGCACATTTTTACCAGTTCAAAGATAGCGGCAAAGATATAAGCTTCTTTGTGGTCAAAGACTCTGATGGCGCCATCCATACCGCCTTTGATACCTGTGATGTCTGTTACAAGGCAAAAAAGGGATATGAGCAGAAAGACGACTTTATGGTGTGCAAAAACTGTAATCAACGCTTTGCCATAGCGAAAATAGGTCCGCACGCTATTGGCGGCTGCAATCCCACCTACCTCCCCAGCGCTTTTGTCGGAGCAAACGTCATTGTCAAGGCAACCGATCTTCAGTCCGGTGCCAAATACTTCTAAGCGGGATAGAAAATGAAACTGCATACCATATCCATCAACAACCTTAAACGCCGGAAAACTAAAATGGCTTTTCTCACCATCGGGCTGATGGTGGGAATCGCCACAATTGTCACGCTCGTGACACTTACCCGGTCCATGTCCAGCGACATTGAACGGAAGATGGATGAATTTGGAGCCAACATCCTCATTACTCCCCAGAGTAACGGCCTCTCCATGAATTACGGGGGCATAAGCCTTGGGGGCGTCACCTTCGACCAGCGTGAGATAGGCGAAGAGGATCTGGCCAGGATCAAAACCATCAAGAACAGCAAGAATA
This region of Geotalea daltonii FRC-32 genomic DNA includes:
- a CDS encoding heavy-metal-associated domain-containing protein, with protein sequence MYARINITPHHLVVTLMTLLVLLATISWGATQGADTVTVLNAEKLSCGSCAAKITNALEQKEGVVSVEVDIAAAKVTVWHDLKKIAPGQLASVVTDTGYPSNVVRTVAKDVFDRETGKTPQAQKNAGGGCACCNKNRK
- a CDS encoding heavy-metal-associated domain-containing protein — encoded protein: MRKRIINIALVLAVVALMVFLAFHVKIKRPVQEVAVLKTIGMTCGSCAGKIEKALMRLPGTAGVEVDVEGGWVLVGYQSTSAKPDTFAAAVNNEGFRSWLMEKMPIAEFKKVAGRDFGSKAVKSSYCGNGGCGSNRN
- a CDS encoding DUF2318 domain-containing protein, whose amino-acid sequence is MKNIRSKGLHLGIVAGILVVLGVATVFALNIPGFSSVQKVKPVNGVVSIPVAKVSDGKAHFYQFKDSGKDISFFVVKDSDGAIHTAFDTCDVCYKAKKGYEQKDDFMVCKNCNQRFAIAKIGPHAIGGCNPTYLPSAFVGANVIVKATDLQSGAKYF
- a CDS encoding multidrug effflux MFS transporter, with protein sequence MEVSTTAEAIQPAEMPRPQLVRLVLVLGAMTAFGAMSIDMYLPAFPSIAHDLHVPLGTIQLTISAFLFGSAVGQLFYGPLADRLGRRKPLLIGLALYVASAVGCASVHSAEALLVWRVIMAIGGGAGMVISRAVVRDLYDTAEAARMFSLLMLVMGAAPILAPMLGGQLLLITGWRGIFMFLGLFGLASFFAAALFLPDSLPPERRIKRNFTQMVSIYGHLLHNRSYLRYAIALGCVAGANFSYISGAPFFFMEQHGLSPQHFSLFFGVNAFGLIGASQVNRRLLRHFSPQRITKTAFIINAAAALLLTATVLTGTGGFVLHVILLFTSLCMTGLLYPNITALAMAPFDRAAGSASALLGTIQYTIGASAGALVALLNNGTSLPMTATVAACGVAGSIAVTGFIRSSSAHIK
- a CDS encoding GreA/GreB family elongation factor yields the protein MNKADLLQCIVAQLSHDLEVLFNAAKTAHEAATHSENLPDNKYDTLALEASYVAQGQANRASEIRQAMEVYKQLKLLSMDGGEIRLTALVRLEAEDGASKTIFIGPLEGGLKIAFGRAEVVVITPGSPLGSELMGKTIGDAVQVGIGPNRIEYEIAEVC
- a CDS encoding YheU family protein — encoded protein: MEEHEVVIEYDVPNNRQNDQQEEGVEIPMDRIDPETLRNLVGEFVTREWTDPGDARFTLDDKIRQVLKQLQDKKAKVVFDLKSNSANIVVSR